The genomic DNA GCAGTGGGCTGATCCAACCCTCCGATCAGATTCAGCAACGTGCTCTTCCCGCACCCGCTCGGCCCGACGAAGGCACAGAACTCTCCCGCCTTCACGTCGAGGGTCACGTCCTGCAACGCCGACACAAGCGTCTGCCCGCGGCGATATTCTTTCGAAAGATTCTGCACCCGTACCAGCATGTTGGTGGGATCTTGCATGATAGGAATCGATAGCCCTAACGGAGTGCGGAAGCATCCGGCAGATGCATGCAACCGGCACATTGCCGAGCCTCTGGAATCGCTCCGATGCAGGCGAGTGGTCCTATACCACACCCGGTTTGTACCCCACAACCTTGACGGCTGAGGGGTCTTCCGTACACAATCCCAACGCGCGTCCGTCACGCCTCTTGGACCTAGACAATGAGCTCACACGCACTGTTCGCAGGCATCCTCAGGCAAGCCACACGACTCGTGCTCCCGTCGGACTGCACGACCTGTGAACAGCCCCTCACGGACGATCCCACGCCGTTCTTCTGCCGCCAATGCTGGGAACTGATTCGACCGCTACAAGGGCCCTCCTGCCCGCGATGCCACCGCCCTTTCGCCTCCCCTTTCGCGACAACCCATAGCCCGACTCACGAATGCCATGACTGCCGTACCCGCACACCGCACTATTCGCAGGTGTGGGCGGCCTATGCCTACTGCGCACCGCTCCAGGAGGCCATTGCCCTCTTCAAATATCGCGGAAAGGTGGTGCTGGCGGATGCGCTGGGCGCGTTGCTCGCCCGGGCTCTTCCCGCAGATCTGAATGCGGATCTCCTCATGCCGATCCCGCTCCACCCCGACCGCCTTCGGCAGCGAGAATTTAATCAATCACTCTTGCTCGCCGACCGCGTCGGACCTGTACTGAGGAGACCCGTATCCTATCGAAACCTGGTTCGCATCGTCGATACCGCCCCCCAGACCACGCTCCCCCGCTCCGCACGCCTGCAGAACCTTCACCAGGCGTTCGCCCTGCGCGCCCCAGGGGAAGTGACCGACAAGCGCGTCCTCCTCATCGACGATGTCTTCACCACGGGCACCACAGCCAACGAATGCGCCAAAGTCCTGCTCAAAGCCGGTGCCGAAGACGTTGCAGTGCTCACGCTCGCGCGTTCCGTGGATGCCGGCATGGTGCCGGAGACCTGGCTCCCGCCATCGGCCTTCGATCAACCGCACGCCTTGAGGGTCTAACTATGCCGATCTACGAATATCGCTGTCGCCAATGTGGGAAACGAACTACCCGCCTGATCCTCAGCATCAGCGCTGCGCCCCAACAGACATGCGGCCACTGTCAGAGCCCGGATCTGGAACGACTGCTCTCCCGGTTTGCCTCTCCCAAATCGGAAGAAGCACGCCTTGAGGCCCTGTCCGATCCAAGCCATCTGAGCGGATTTGACGAAAACGACCCGCAGAGTATGGCCCGGCTCATGAAAAAAATGGGGCAGGAAATGGGAGAAGACCTCGGGGATGACGTCGAAGCGGCGATGGAAGGCGGGGGCGCTGCTCCACCCGGAATGGACCAGACCGACTTCGAGTGACTGCCCCGGTCATGAATATTCACTTGACAGGATTAGCCTTGTCTCCTACCATCAGCGAAGAAATGGTTACTCGGCTGATTCCTATGCGCCTACGTACAGCTCCATCGACTCTTCACTGTCGCCGCCATCACGAGCGAGGCTGCCGATAATGTTTGCCGGCGAATACCTCTGTAAAGTCGACGACAAGGGACGCTTCCTGATCCCCTCCCCCCTTCGAGAACGGCTCGAGGCCGAGGGCAATCAGGTCATGTTCGTGAAGAATACCGAGCAGACACTCTGGATGTACTCAGCCAAGGAATGGGAAAAGGTCCTGGAACGGACCAGGATCACCCTGGATGAGGACCAGAGCCGCCTGTTCATGCACCATGTGATGTCGCAAGCCGGCACCTCGGATATCGATAAGGCCGGCCGCGTGCTGATCCCGAGCCGTCTTCGTAAGCTCGTCCCGATGGATGAAGATCAGGAAATCTTCCTCGTGGGAATGTATCACCGCCTGGAAGTCTGGGGTCCGTCGGAGTGGCGACGGTATCTCACCAGGACGGAAGACCGGTACGAGCAGGATATGGCGAAGATCCAAAATCTTCTCTAGTTGATAGGCAGGCCCTTGCGCCGCGTGTCCCGCCATCGACAGTCCTCCATCCCGATTCGGACGACCTCCTTCAGACCCCCGGTTCAGAAGGCATCGTTTTCTGCGCAGGAGCCAGTTCTGCCGCGCCCAGCCATCCACACGCGTACTCCGGCAATGGCCATCACGTCCGCTCCACCGTCCGTTCGAGTGACGGCAGATTCCATCGCACTCACGTTACCCGTCCCACCCAGCGTCAATCACCAATATGCCACGGTCAACGGGCGCCGCCTGCTCTCCGCCAAAGGCCGTGCGTTCAAGGAATTGGTCGGGCAACAAATTCTGGTTGCGCTTGCCCAATCGCCTCATCGTGGTACTCTAAGACGAACCTTGAGCCAGGCGAGCCTCTCGTTATCCATCCAATTTTTCTTCGCCTCGGCCTTGCGTCGGGATACCGACGGGGGACTCAAGATCGCGCAAGACGCATTATGTGAGGGCCTGGGACTGAACGACAATCGGGTGGTCGAAACTCACCTCTACAAGTATCAGGATCGCGACAATCCTCGCATGGAAATACTGTTGTCGGTGGCGACGCCTGCGGCACCTGTCTCCGCTTGTCCCGCCTCGCGTGAGGCCCCGCTTGTGGTGAACCCGGACCATCGATCCGACAGCCGGCGAGAGCGATAGCACAGAGCAGGGAGACCGCCGGAACGCGACAGGCCTGCGACGCTCATACGTTATGCCATACCGACCCATCACCATCGATGCCCTGCAAATCGGGATGCACGTCGCCAAGCTGGACGTGGCCTGGTTCCGTTCGCCCTTCATGCGGCATTCGTTCCTGATCCGGACCGACGAACAGATCGAGAAGTTGCGACACGCCGGGGTGAAACATCTCTCCATCGACCCCGCCAAGGGGCTGGATCTCCCGGGAACGCCCGCTTCGA from Nitrospira sp. ND1 includes the following:
- a CDS encoding ComF family protein, which encodes MSSHALFAGILRQATRLVLPSDCTTCEQPLTDDPTPFFCRQCWELIRPLQGPSCPRCHRPFASPFATTHSPTHECHDCRTRTPHYSQVWAAYAYCAPLQEAIALFKYRGKVVLADALGALLARALPADLNADLLMPIPLHPDRLRQREFNQSLLLADRVGPVLRRPVSYRNLVRIVDTAPQTTLPRSARLQNLHQAFALRAPGEVTDKRVLLIDDVFTTGTTANECAKVLLKAGAEDVAVLTLARSVDAGMVPETWLPPSAFDQPHALRV
- a CDS encoding zinc ribbon domain-containing protein, which encodes MPIYEYRCRQCGKRTTRLILSISAAPQQTCGHCQSPDLERLLSRFASPKSEEARLEALSDPSHLSGFDENDPQSMARLMKKMGQEMGEDLGDDVEAAMEGGGAAPPGMDQTDFE
- a CDS encoding division/cell wall cluster transcriptional repressor MraZ, with translation MFAGEYLCKVDDKGRFLIPSPLRERLEAEGNQVMFVKNTEQTLWMYSAKEWEKVLERTRITLDEDQSRLFMHHVMSQAGTSDIDKAGRVLIPSRLRKLVPMDEDQEIFLVGMYHRLEVWGPSEWRRYLTRTEDRYEQDMAKIQNLL
- a CDS encoding RusA family crossover junction endodeoxyribonuclease — its product is MAITSAPPSVRVTADSIALTLPVPPSVNHQYATVNGRRLLSAKGRAFKELVGQQILVALAQSPHRGTLRRTLSQASLSLSIQFFFASALRRDTDGGLKIAQDALCEGLGLNDNRVVETHLYKYQDRDNPRMEILLSVATPAAPVSACPASREAPLVVNPDHRSDSRRER